From Buchnera aphidicola (Periphyllus lyropictus), a single genomic window includes:
- the map gene encoding type I methionyl aminopeptidase gives MIIIKNKFDIKKMIEVGKLTANVLDMIKKYIVPGINTNEINDICQDYIVKKQKLISACLGYKGYPKSTCISVNDVVCHGIPNKKTILKKGDILNIDISLIKDGYFGDSSKMFIVEKCSNIAKKLCQITLKSLYSAIKIIKPGIRIGKIGKVIEKIAKKNRFSVVREYCGHGIGKNFHEKPYILHYKSKNKGIYLKEGMIFTIEPMINVGKRNIFCDKDKWTVRTKDKSLSAQYEHTILVTKNGYKVLTLRKNEKIK, from the coding sequence ATGATAATTATAAAAAATAAATTTGACATTAAAAAAATGATTGAAGTTGGAAAATTAACAGCAAACGTTTTAGATATGATAAAAAAATATATTGTTCCAGGAATTAATACAAATGAAATTAATGATATATGTCAAGATTATATTGTAAAAAAACAAAAATTAATATCAGCATGTTTAGGATACAAAGGTTATCCAAAATCTACATGTATTTCTGTAAATGACGTTGTATGTCATGGAATTCCAAATAAAAAAACTATATTAAAAAAAGGAGATATTTTAAATATTGATATTTCATTAATAAAAGATGGATATTTTGGAGATTCTTCTAAAATGTTTATAGTTGAAAAATGCTCTAATATAGCTAAAAAACTATGTCAAATAACTTTAAAAAGTTTATACTCAGCCATTAAAATAATTAAACCTGGAATAAGGATAGGAAAAATAGGAAAAGTAATTGAAAAAATAGCAAAAAAAAATAGATTTTCAGTTGTTCGAGAATATTGCGGACATGGAATTGGAAAAAATTTTCATGAAAAACCTTACATTTTACATTATAAAAGTAAAAATAAAGGAATATATTTAAAAGAAGGAATGATATTTACTATTGAACCTATGATTAATGTAGGAAAAAGAAACATATTTTGTGATAAAGATAAATGGACAGTAAGAACAAAAGATAAAAGTTTATCTGCACAATATGAACACACAATATTAGTAACAAAAAATGGATATAAAGTATTAACACTAAGAAAAAATGAAAAAATAAAATAA
- the dapD gene encoding 2,3,4,5-tetrahydropyridine-2,6-dicarboxylate N-succinyltransferase, translated as MKEIKKIIKIAFENKNKKEFNKNDKKIIDSIKLIINMLNEGKIRVSEKINNIWITHQWIKKAILLFLYLKKNKIFNGNFNMYYDKIPLKYKNYNEKKFKKEKIRTVPNSIVRYGSYIEKNTILMPCFINIGAYIGNNSMIDTWSTIGSCAQIGKNVHISGGVGIGGVLEPLQNNPTIIEDNCFIGARSEIVEGVIIEKGSVISMGVFIGKSTKIYDRTKDKIYYGRVPKNSVVVPGNLFSKNKKYSLYSAIIVKKVDSKTLKKVEINNLLRNSD; from the coding sequence ATGAAAGAAATAAAAAAAATTATAAAAATAGCATTTGAAAATAAAAATAAAAAAGAATTTAATAAAAATGATAAAAAAATAATTGATAGCATAAAATTAATTATTAATATGTTAAATGAAGGAAAAATAAGAGTTTCTGAAAAAATTAATAATATTTGGATTACTCATCAATGGATAAAAAAAGCTATATTATTATTTTTATATCTAAAAAAAAATAAAATATTTAATGGAAATTTCAATATGTACTATGACAAAATTCCATTAAAATATAAAAATTATAATGAAAAAAAATTTAAAAAAGAAAAAATTAGAACAGTTCCTAATTCAATTGTTCGATATGGATCATATATTGAAAAAAATACAATTTTAATGCCTTGTTTTATAAACATAGGAGCTTATATTGGAAATAATAGTATGATTGATACATGGTCTACAATAGGATCTTGCGCGCAAATTGGAAAAAACGTTCATATATCTGGAGGGGTAGGAATAGGAGGAGTTTTAGAACCATTACAAAACAATCCAACAATTATTGAAGATAATTGTTTTATAGGAGCTCGATCTGAAATTGTAGAAGGTGTAATAATAGAAAAAGGATCAGTAATATCTATGGGTGTATTTATTGGAAAAAGTACAAAAATTTATGACCGAACAAAAGATAAAATATATTATGGAAGAGTACCAAAAAATTCTGTAGTCGTACCTGGAAATCTTTTTTCAAAAAATAAAAAATATAGTTTATATAGTGCAATAATTGTTAAAAAAGTAGATTCTAAAACTTTAAAAAAAGTAGAAATTAATAACCTACTTAGAAATTCTGATTAA
- a CDS encoding trypsin-like peptidase domain-containing protein, which yields MKKKYSLKFWVIAILFFISIISSKVAECKGFFDLEKSFKSDNLNLSPMLKKIMPSVVRVLTEYHLEYHGYYYNYLFNINNTDILNNKNVSEFNNFIDVKGIDKINKNYSISSNKMKKLGSGVIVDSDNAYVITNYHVISNADRIIVILTDGREYLAKIVGESKKMDLAMLRLINSKNLSSIKIANSNDVNVGDYCVAIGSPYNLKNSVSIGIVSALHRIIHEDNYFDNYIQTDAAINHGNSGGPLVNLNGELIGINASILSGDNDYSGNIGIGFSIPSNSVYRFSSQILKFGNLNLGKLGIKFSDFESENFKSFKIPYDKGVLINSVEKGSSAEKFGLKPGDILVSLSNIPILNSTFLKVELSTHFKNDVMSFQLYRNFKFLNIKVRLGGKKKIFYYGGHLHYKLSNSIFSIYDRKKLKNKLNNKKKEKLFCPKVKGIIVNSFLPNSYSHMLGLRVNDIIIGVNFHKVANIYDFKKSLSLNKNYVVLEVMRKNKIYFFTI from the coding sequence ATGAAAAAAAAATATTCTTTAAAATTTTGGGTTATAGCTATTTTATTCTTTATAAGTATAATTTCTTCTAAAGTAGCTGAGTGTAAAGGTTTTTTTGATTTAGAAAAAAGTTTTAAATCTGATAATTTAAATTTATCTCCTATGCTAAAAAAAATTATGCCCTCTGTAGTTCGAGTATTAACTGAATATCATCTTGAATATCATGGATATTATTATAATTATTTATTTAATATTAATAATACAGATATTTTAAATAATAAAAATGTTTCTGAATTTAATAACTTTATTGATGTTAAAGGTATTGATAAAATTAATAAAAATTATTCTATAAGTTCTAATAAAATGAAAAAATTAGGATCTGGAGTAATTGTTGATTCTGATAATGCTTATGTAATAACTAATTATCATGTTATTAGTAATGCAGACAGAATAATAGTAATTTTAACAGACGGAAGAGAGTATTTAGCTAAAATTGTTGGAGAAAGTAAAAAAATGGATTTAGCTATGTTACGTTTAATTAATTCTAAAAATTTATCTTCTATAAAAATAGCTAATTCTAACGATGTTAATGTAGGAGATTATTGTGTTGCCATTGGAAGTCCTTATAATTTAAAAAATTCTGTTTCTATAGGTATAGTTTCAGCATTACATAGAATAATTCATGAAGATAATTATTTCGATAATTATATTCAAACTGATGCTGCTATTAATCATGGAAATTCAGGGGGTCCTTTAGTTAATTTAAATGGTGAATTAATAGGAATTAATGCATCTATTTTATCTGGTGATAATGATTATAGCGGAAATATTGGAATTGGTTTTTCTATTCCAAGTAATTCGGTTTATCGTTTTTCTTCTCAAATATTAAAATTTGGTAATTTAAATTTAGGTAAATTAGGTATAAAATTTTCTGATTTTGAATCAGAAAATTTTAAATCTTTTAAAATTCCTTATGATAAAGGAGTATTAATTAATTCCGTAGAAAAAGGTTCTTCTGCAGAAAAATTTGGTTTAAAACCAGGAGATATTTTAGTTTCTTTATCTAATATTCCTATTTTAAATTCTACTTTTTTAAAAGTAGAATTAAGTACACATTTTAAAAATGATGTGATGTCTTTTCAATTATATAGAAATTTTAAATTTTTAAATATAAAAGTAAGATTAGGTGGTAAGAAAAAAATTTTTTATTATGGTGGGCATTTACATTATAAATTAAGTAATTCAATATTTTCAATTTATGATAGAAAAAAATTAAAAAATAAATTAAATAATAAGAAAAAGGAAAAATTATTTTGTCCAAAAGTTAAAGGAATAATAGTAAATAGTTTTTTACCTAATAGTTATTCTCATATGTTAGGATTAAGAGTTAATGATATTATTATTGGAGTAAATTTTCATAAAGTTGCTAATATTTATGATTTTAAAAAATCTTTATCTCTTAACAAAAATTATGTTGTATTAGAGGTAATGAGAAAAAATAAAATATATTTTTTTACTATTTAG
- the ilvB gene encoding biosynthetic-type acetolactate synthase large subunit, which translates to MKMFSGAEMVVKSLIDQGVKHIFGYPGGSVLEIYDVLNKMKKKIQHILVRHEQAATHMADGYSRSTGKVGVVLVTSGPGATNAITGIATAHMDSIPMIILSGQVDSKLIGYDSFQECDMIGISRSIVKHSFLIKKTQDIPLIIKKAFWITSTGRPGPVVIDLPKNILTPNKKKPYIWPKYIHIPSYKPYKKVKKNLIKKAFKKIYKSKKPIIYIGGGIINSNSHKEIKFFAEKLNIPVTTSLMGLGGFPGTHKQNLGMLGMHGTYTANMSIHNSDLILALGVRFDDRTTNNVKKYCPNSKIIHVDIDPTSISKTILANLSIIGDLKIILKKMNKILIKKKITYSNKKLKNWWKKILKWKNKNILKNEKKTKKIKSKNVIQIIKKLTKGKFYITSDVGQHQMFTALYYLFDKPRRWINSGGLGTMGFGFPAALGVKIALPKKNIICITGDGSIQMNIQELSTAMQYKLPIIIINLNNSALGMVKQWQDIIYSGRHSNSYMKSLPNFIKLVESYGHIGIKIKKKEELKKKIKKALFYLSKKKLVFVDIIIDQSEHVYPMQIKGGGMNDMQFKKK; encoded by the coding sequence ATGAAAATGTTTTCTGGAGCTGAAATGGTTGTAAAATCATTAATTGATCAAGGAGTAAAACATATTTTTGGATATCCTGGAGGATCAGTATTAGAAATATATGATGTTCTAAATAAAATGAAAAAAAAAATTCAACATATTTTAGTTAGACATGAACAAGCAGCTACACATATGGCAGATGGATACTCAAGATCAACAGGAAAAGTAGGTGTAGTATTAGTGACTTCAGGACCAGGAGCAACAAACGCAATTACTGGTATTGCAACAGCTCATATGGATTCTATTCCTATGATTATTCTTTCAGGACAAGTAGATTCAAAATTAATTGGATATGATTCGTTTCAAGAATGCGACATGATAGGAATTTCTAGATCTATTGTAAAACATAGTTTCTTAATAAAAAAGACTCAAGACATACCTTTAATAATAAAAAAAGCTTTTTGGATAACTTCTACAGGAAGACCAGGACCAGTTGTAATAGATTTACCAAAAAATATTTTAACTCCAAATAAAAAAAAACCTTATATCTGGCCTAAATATATTCATATTCCTTCTTATAAGCCTTATAAAAAAGTTAAAAAAAATTTAATTAAAAAAGCTTTCAAAAAAATATATAAATCAAAAAAACCAATAATATATATTGGAGGAGGTATAATTAATTCTAATAGTCATAAAGAAATAAAATTTTTTGCTGAAAAATTAAATATTCCTGTTACAACTTCTTTAATGGGATTAGGAGGATTTCCAGGAACACATAAACAAAATTTAGGAATGTTAGGAATGCATGGAACATATACAGCAAATATGAGCATTCATAATTCTGATTTAATTCTTGCTTTAGGTGTAAGATTTGATGATAGAACTACAAATAATGTAAAAAAATATTGTCCAAATTCTAAAATTATACATGTAGATATAGATCCAACTTCTATTTCTAAAACTATTTTAGCAAATTTATCAATTATTGGTGATTTAAAAATAATTTTAAAAAAAATGAATAAAATTTTAATAAAAAAAAAAATTACTTATTCAAATAAAAAATTAAAAAATTGGTGGAAAAAAATTTTAAAATGGAAAAATAAAAATATACTAAAAAATGAAAAAAAAACAAAAAAAATAAAATCTAAAAATGTAATTCAAATAATTAAAAAATTAACTAAAGGAAAATTTTATATTACATCTGATGTAGGTCAACACCAAATGTTTACTGCATTATATTATTTATTTGATAAACCTAGAAGATGGATTAATTCAGGAGGATTAGGAACTATGGGATTTGGATTTCCTGCAGCTTTAGGAGTAAAAATTGCATTACCAAAAAAAAATATAATTTGTATTACTGGTGATGGAAGTATTCAAATGAATATTCAAGAATTATCTACAGCTATGCAATATAAATTACCTATAATAATAATAAATTTAAACAATAGTGCTTTAGGAATGGTTAAACAATGGCAAGATATAATATATTCAGGAAGACATTCAAATTCATATATGAAATCTCTTCCTAACTTTATTAAATTAGTTGAATCTTATGGACATATAGGAATAAAAATAAAAAAAAAAGAAGAACTAAAAAAAAAAATAAAAAAAGCTTTATTTTATTTATCAAAAAAAAAACTTGTATTTGTGGATATTATAATTGATCAATCTGAACATGTTTATCCTATGCAAATAAAAGGAGGAGGAATGAATGATATGCAATTTAAAAAAAAATAA
- the ilvN gene encoding acetolactate synthase small subunit: MICNLKKNKKKNILSILLENEYDSLFKVIGVFSQRGYNIKSMTMNPTKKKNLLCIIIKTIGTKKYIKKIIQQLKKLINVYKIKKI, encoded by the coding sequence ATGATATGCAATTTAAAAAAAAATAAAAAAAAAAATATTCTATCTATTTTATTAGAAAATGAATATGATTCTTTATTTAAAGTAATAGGAGTATTTTCCCAAAGAGGATATAATATAAAAAGTATGACTATGAATCCAACAAAAAAAAAAAATTTATTATGTATTATAATAAAAACTATAGGAACAAAAAAATATATAAAAAAAATTATTCAACAATTGAAAAAATTAATTAATGTATATAAAATTAAAAAAATTTAA
- the rsmH gene encoding 16S rRNA (cytosine(1402)-N(4))-methyltransferase RsmH: MHIPVLLKKSIKSLKIKKNGIYIDTTFGFGGHSKEILKKINNYGKLYSIDRDPFSIKIAKKIKDKRFKIIHGLFSNIKKYCKKYNILKKVNGIIMDLGMSSMQLNNKNRGFSYKKNGPLDMRMNQKNGISASEWLIKTKEKKLSYILKKYGEERYHKKIAFNIIKNMKKKPIKKTCQLSKIILNSTPYYKISSAKKTFQAIRIKINNELKELKKFLKKVLNVLAPKGRLSIISFHSLEDRIVKKFMFNYSRKFPNLPSSIPLTEKELKKINQKKKKIKIFKKIIPDKKEILKNYRSRSAILRTLKLK, translated from the coding sequence ATGCATATTCCAGTACTACTTAAAAAATCAATTAAATCTTTAAAAATAAAAAAAAATGGAATTTATATAGATACAACATTTGGATTTGGGGGACATAGTAAAGAAATTTTAAAAAAAATAAATAATTATGGAAAATTATATTCAATTGACAGAGATCCATTTTCTATAAAAATAGCAAAAAAAATAAAAGATAAAAGATTTAAAATTATACATGGATTATTTTCAAATATTAAAAAATATTGTAAAAAATATAATATTTTAAAAAAAGTTAATGGGATAATTATGGATTTAGGAATGTCTTCTATGCAATTAAATAATAAAAATAGAGGTTTTTCTTATAAAAAAAACGGTCCACTAGATATGAGAATGAATCAAAAAAATGGAATTTCAGCATCAGAATGGTTAATTAAAACAAAAGAAAAAAAATTATCTTATATATTAAAAAAATATGGAGAAGAAAGATATCATAAAAAAATTGCTTTTAATATCATTAAAAATATGAAAAAAAAACCTATCAAAAAAACATGTCAACTTTCTAAAATAATATTAAATTCTACTCCATATTATAAAATAAGTTCTGCAAAAAAAACTTTTCAAGCTATTAGAATTAAAATTAATAACGAATTAAAAGAACTAAAAAAATTTTTAAAAAAAGTATTAAATGTTTTAGCTCCAAAAGGTAGATTATCCATTATTAGTTTTCATTCTTTAGAAGATAGAATAGTAAAAAAATTTATGTTTAATTATAGTAGAAAATTTCCAAATTTGCCAAGTTCTATTCCATTAACAGAAAAAGAACTAAAAAAAATTAATCAAAAAAAAAAGAAAATAAAAATTTTTAAAAAAATTATACCCGATAAAAAAGAAATTTTAAAAAATTACCGATCTAGAAGTGCAATATTAAGAACTTTAAAATTAAAATAA
- the ftsA gene encoding cell division protein FtsA, which translates to MINCTNKKLIVGLEIGTTKVASLVGEVFPNGEINVLGLGNCPSKGINKGDINDLESIIKCIKKSIKQAEDMSNHKIYAINLAFSNQYINYKNEIGMVSINKEEITKKDIKKVIKTAKSVRINDKFHILHIVPQEYIIDEKKGIENPLGLSGIRMQAKVHLITSNYNIEKNIIKAVKRCKLRVDKIVFSGLASGKAVLTEEEKKLGVCMIDIGGGTIDVLIYIEGSLQHSQVIPYAGDIITNDISYAFSTPTSDAEYLKVKYGCASSFLQDNLNHIKITKSTNNESKILNQEKLTEVIELRCLELLEIVNNQILNLQKKLKKKGRKYRLNSGIVLTGGVSKTKFFTDCAERIFQMQVRIGCARNITGLINHVKTPEYSTVIGLLHFKNKNTSKKNEIFCKKKNWLYSINRWFNIYKILKLK; encoded by the coding sequence ATGATAAATTGTACAAACAAAAAACTTATAGTTGGTTTAGAAATTGGAACCACAAAAGTTGCTTCTTTAGTAGGAGAAGTTTTTCCAAATGGAGAAATTAATGTACTTGGATTAGGAAATTGTCCTTCTAAGGGAATAAATAAAGGTGATATTAATGATTTAGAATCAATTATTAAATGCATAAAAAAATCTATTAAACAAGCTGAAGATATGTCTAATCATAAAATATATGCAATTAATTTAGCCTTTTCTAATCAATATATTAATTATAAAAACGAAATTGGAATGGTTTCAATTAATAAAGAAGAAATTACAAAAAAAGATATAAAAAAAGTAATAAAAACAGCAAAATCTGTTAGAATTAATGATAAATTTCATATTTTACATATTGTTCCACAAGAATATATTATTGATGAAAAAAAAGGAATTGAAAATCCATTAGGATTATCAGGAATAAGAATGCAAGCAAAAGTGCATTTAATAACTTCTAATTATAATATAGAAAAAAATATCATTAAAGCAGTAAAAAGATGTAAGTTAAGAGTAGATAAAATAGTATTTTCAGGATTAGCATCAGGAAAAGCTGTTTTAACAGAAGAAGAAAAAAAACTAGGTGTATGTATGATTGATATAGGAGGAGGAACAATTGATGTTTTAATATATATTGAAGGATCCCTTCAACATAGCCAGGTTATACCTTATGCAGGAGATATTATTACTAACGATATATCATATGCTTTCTCTACTCCTACATCTGATGCTGAATATTTAAAAGTAAAATATGGATGTGCTTCAAGTTTTTTACAAGATAATTTAAATCATATTAAAATTACAAAATCAACTAATAATGAATCAAAAATATTAAATCAAGAAAAATTAACAGAAGTAATTGAATTAAGATGTTTAGAACTTTTAGAAATAGTAAATAATCAAATTTTAAACTTACAAAAAAAACTTAAAAAAAAAGGTCGTAAATATCGTTTAAATAGCGGAATAGTCTTAACTGGAGGAGTATCAAAAACAAAATTCTTTACTGATTGCGCTGAAAGAATATTTCAAATGCAAGTTCGAATTGGATGTGCTAGAAATATCACTGGATTAATTAATCATGTAAAAACTCCTGAATATTCTACTGTAATCGGATTATTACATTTTAAAAATAAAAATACATCAAAAAAAAATGAGATTTTTTGTAAAAAAAAGAACTGGTTATATTCAATTAACCGTTGGTTTAATATATATAAAATATTAAAATTAAAATAA
- the ftsZ gene encoding cell division protein FtsZ: MFEPVEVSSDAVIKVIGIGGGGGNAVEHMVKEKIEGVEFFAINTDAQALKKIEVNQIIQIGTNVTKGLGAGANPEIGKTSAEEDKELLKTALEGSDMIFIAAGMGGGTGTGAAPVVAEVAKSLGILTVAVVTKPFHFEGKKRMLCADQGILELSKYVDSLIIIPNDKLLKVLNRGISLLDAFSAANNVLKGAVQGIAELITRPGLMNVDFADVRTVMSEMGYSMMGTGISSGENRSEEAAEIAISSPLLEDVDLSGAKGVLVNITAGMNLRLDEFEIVGNTIREFSSDNATVVIGTSLDPDMNDELRVTVVATGIGLEKQIEINSNNKNKPIKNILNDYRYKRNHSLSFSKKKVNKTYQNKEKNKFKKEKSYLDIPTFLRKK; this comes from the coding sequence ATGTTTGAACCAGTAGAAGTAAGTAGCGATGCAGTTATTAAAGTTATAGGAATTGGTGGAGGAGGTGGTAATGCTGTTGAACATATGGTAAAAGAAAAAATTGAAGGAGTAGAATTTTTTGCAATAAATACTGATGCTCAAGCATTAAAAAAAATAGAAGTTAACCAAATTATTCAAATTGGAACAAACGTTACAAAAGGATTAGGAGCAGGAGCAAATCCTGAAATTGGAAAAACTTCAGCTGAAGAAGATAAAGAACTTCTTAAAACAGCTTTAGAAGGTTCAGATATGATTTTTATCGCTGCAGGAATGGGTGGAGGAACAGGTACTGGAGCAGCTCCTGTAGTAGCTGAAGTTGCAAAATCGTTAGGAATATTAACAGTAGCTGTAGTCACTAAACCTTTTCATTTTGAAGGTAAAAAAAGAATGTTATGTGCTGATCAAGGAATTTTAGAATTATCAAAATATGTAGATTCTTTAATAATCATTCCAAATGATAAATTATTAAAAGTACTAAACAGAGGAATTTCTTTACTTGATGCTTTTAGTGCAGCTAATAATGTATTAAAAGGAGCAGTACAAGGTATTGCAGAATTAATTACTCGTCCAGGATTGATGAATGTAGATTTTGCTGATGTTAGAACAGTAATGTCAGAAATGGGATATTCAATGATGGGAACAGGAATTTCTTCTGGAGAAAATAGATCAGAAGAAGCTGCAGAAATAGCTATTTCCAGCCCTTTATTAGAAGATGTGGATTTATCAGGAGCAAAAGGAGTATTAGTAAATATTACAGCCGGAATGAACTTAAGATTAGATGAATTTGAAATAGTTGGAAACACAATTAGAGAATTTTCTTCTGATAATGCTACTGTAGTAATTGGAACATCTTTAGATCCAGATATGAATGATGAATTAAGAGTTACAGTAGTTGCTACAGGAATAGGATTAGAAAAACAAATAGAAATAAATTCAAATAATAAAAATAAACCAATAAAAAATATACTGAATGATTATCGATATAAAAGAAATCATTCATTAAGTTTTTCAAAAAAAAAAGTAAATAAAACATATCAAAATAAAGAAAAAAATAAATTTAAAAAAGAAAAATCATATTTAGATATTCCAACATTTTTAAGAAAAAAATAG
- the erpA gene encoding iron-sulfur cluster insertion protein ErpA has translation MENNFKYKFKLTKSAINKIKKLINKKKNKKKKFRIYVTGGGCSGFQYGFKFEKKNKLHDVIIKNKKIKIIIDPISIQYLKGGKVDYIENLNGSKFIIKNPNAKSTCSCGASFNT, from the coding sequence ATGGAAAATAATTTTAAATATAAATTTAAATTAACTAAATCCGCTATTAATAAAATAAAAAAATTAATAAATAAAAAAAAAAACAAAAAAAAAAAATTTAGAATATACGTTACAGGAGGAGGATGTAGCGGATTTCAATATGGATTTAAATTTGAAAAAAAAAATAAATTACATGACGTAATTATAAAAAATAAAAAAATAAAAATTATAATCGATCCGATTAGTATTCAATATTTAAAAGGAGGAAAAGTAGATTATATAGAAAATCTAAACGGATCTAAATTTATTATTAAAAATCCTAATGCAAAATCAACATGTAGTTGTGGAGCATCATTTAATACATAA
- the lpdA gene encoding dihydrolipoyl dehydrogenase produces the protein MNKFISTSLVVIGGGPAGYSAAFRASDLGIKTVLIEKNLVLGGVCLNVGCIPSKALLHFSKVLEEYKEFFKLDIFTNKPKFNINKIHSWKKDIILKMNSGLNILAKKRKVKVLHGKASFINKKKIKMLSSNNDSFEINFENAVIASGSSPIKFPCIKSNDKRIWYSTDALNIPFIPNKMLIIGGGVIGLEMATVYSALGSNVDVIENSSSIFPTLDIDVSSFFINSIKNKFNLILNACVENIDFSKKNLCVQIKIKDQLKKFKYDVILISIGRSPNVSSLNLHNIDLNLDRKNFILTDNQCRTNIKNIFSIGDVSGNPMLAHKGIYEGHLAAEVISGKNHYFDTTIIPNICYTDPEVAWVGITEKEAKLKNIEYLVSVFPWSALGRAAVSNSSVGMTKLIYNKTTKKIIGGSVVGRSAGELLGEISLAIEMGCDVTDISLTMHAHPTLYESINSASKIVDRTITDLLNF, from the coding sequence ATGAATAAATTTATTAGTACGAGTTTAGTTGTAATAGGTGGAGGTCCAGCTGGTTATTCAGCTGCTTTTAGAGCTTCAGATTTAGGAATAAAAACTGTTTTAATTGAAAAAAATTTAGTTTTAGGTGGTGTTTGTTTAAATGTTGGGTGTATTCCTTCAAAAGCTTTATTGCATTTTTCAAAAGTATTAGAAGAATATAAAGAATTTTTTAAATTAGATATTTTTACTAATAAACCAAAATTTAATATAAATAAAATTCATTCTTGGAAAAAAGATATAATTTTAAAAATGAATTCTGGTTTAAATATTTTAGCAAAAAAAAGAAAAGTAAAAGTTTTACATGGAAAAGCATCTTTTATTAATAAAAAAAAAATAAAAATGTTATCTTCAAATAATGATTCTTTTGAAATAAATTTTGAAAATGCTGTAATTGCATCAGGTTCTAGTCCTATTAAATTTCCTTGTATTAAATCAAATGATAAAAGAATTTGGTATTCTACAGATGCATTAAATATTCCTTTTATTCCTAATAAAATGTTAATAATTGGAGGAGGTGTAATAGGTTTAGAAATGGCTACTGTTTATAGTGCTTTAGGTTCTAATGTAGATGTTATAGAAAATTCTAGTTCTATTTTTCCAACATTAGATATAGATGTTAGTTCATTTTTTATAAATTCTATTAAAAACAAATTTAATTTAATTTTAAATGCTTGTGTAGAAAATATAGATTTTTCAAAAAAAAATCTTTGTGTTCAAATAAAAATTAAAGATCAGTTAAAAAAATTTAAATATGATGTAATTTTAATTTCTATAGGGCGTTCTCCTAACGTTAGTTCTTTAAATTTACATAATATAGATCTTAATTTAGATAGAAAAAATTTTATTTTAACAGATAATCAATGTCGAACAAATATAAAAAATATATTTTCTATTGGAGATGTTTCAGGTAATCCTATGTTAGCTCATAAAGGAATTTATGAAGGACATCTTGCTGCAGAAGTAATATCTGGAAAAAATCATTATTTTGATACAACAATAATACCAAATATTTGTTATACAGATCCTGAAGTTGCTTGGGTTGGAATAACTGAAAAAGAAGCAAAATTAAAAAATATTGAATATTTAGTATCAGTTTTTCCTTGGAGCGCTTTAGGTCGAGCTGCTGTTTCTAATTCTTCTGTAGGTATGACAAAATTAATATATAATAAAACTACAAAAAAAATTATTGGAGGATCAGTAGTTGGAAGAAGCGCTGGAGAATTATTAGGAGAAATTTCTTTAGCTATAGAAATGGGATGTGATGTTACTGATATTTCTTTAACTATGCATGCACATCCAACTTTATATGAATCTATTAATTCTGCATCGAAAATTGTTGATAGAACAATTACTGATTTATTAAATTTTTAA